Proteins encoded within one genomic window of Nonomuraea gerenzanensis:
- a CDS encoding citryl-CoA lyase → MPEHGQPPADRPGYPTALGASSAKEITLLGHDLATDVMGEVGFGELAFWLATQRRPAPGEVRVFEAVLAALADHGFTPTAIVTRLTYLSAPDSVQGALAAGLLGGGSRFLGVTEDCGRFLNEVVAGRDPLPCDDSGWDALALETVRARRESGRLIPGLGHHVHKDGDPRTPRLFEIAAEEALFGPHLSLFAAIGRVHPRVLGRTLPLNGAGACGAALADLGLPLELLRGFALLARTAGLIGQLAEELRRPVANEIFLSVDLNNRSVPPEPYPDGGPHG, encoded by the coding sequence ATGCCTGAGCACGGCCAGCCGCCCGCGGACCGGCCCGGCTACCCGACCGCCCTCGGCGCCTCCTCCGCCAAGGAGATCACCCTGCTCGGGCACGACCTGGCCACGGACGTGATGGGCGAGGTGGGCTTCGGCGAGCTGGCGTTCTGGCTGGCCACGCAGCGCCGGCCCGCGCCCGGCGAGGTGCGGGTGTTCGAGGCCGTGCTGGCGGCGCTGGCCGATCACGGGTTCACGCCGACCGCGATCGTGACGCGGCTGACGTACCTGTCGGCGCCCGACTCCGTCCAGGGCGCGCTGGCGGCCGGGCTGCTCGGCGGCGGCTCGCGTTTCCTCGGCGTCACCGAGGACTGCGGCCGCTTCCTGAACGAGGTCGTGGCGGGCCGCGACCCGCTGCCGTGCGACGACTCCGGCTGGGACGCGCTCGCCCTGGAGACCGTACGGGCGCGGCGCGAGTCGGGGCGGCTCATCCCGGGGCTCGGCCACCACGTGCACAAGGACGGCGACCCGCGCACGCCCCGGCTGTTCGAGATCGCGGCGGAGGAGGCGCTGTTCGGGCCGCACCTGTCGCTGTTCGCCGCCATCGGGCGGGTGCATCCGCGCGTGCTCGGCCGGACGCTGCCGCTGAACGGCGCGGGAGCCTGCGGAGCGGCGCTGGCCGACCTGGGGCTGCCGCTGGAGCTGCTGCGCGGGTTCGCGCTGCTGGCCAGGACCGCCGGGCTGATCGGCCAGCTCGCCGAGGAGCTGCGCCGGCCGGTGGCCAACGAGATCTTCCTGTCCGTGGACCTGAACAACCGGTCCGTCCCGCCCGAGCCGTACCCCGATGGAGGCCCGCATGGCTGA
- a CDS encoding aspartate/glutamate racemase family protein, whose translation MSRPPVDHPMSRPVVGDRVAIAMLHTVPALAAPLAELAAEVRPDARILHFVDESLLQDSIAAGGPPPHVLRRVVAYAAYAEESGAGTLLVTCSSIGEAAERARPFAGLPILRIDEPMAEQSVRAGARIGVLATLATTLGPTTRAVQRAAARSEVEREVVPRLCEGAFEALRAGDAARHDALVLGGFRELAGQVDVVVLAQASMARIVGEAGGGVPVLSSPRSGVAQLARG comes from the coding sequence ATGAGCCGCCCGCCCGTGGACCACCCGATGAGCCGCCCGGTGGTGGGAGACCGCGTGGCCATCGCGATGCTGCACACCGTGCCCGCCCTCGCCGCCCCTCTCGCCGAGCTGGCCGCCGAGGTGCGCCCCGACGCCCGGATCCTGCACTTCGTGGACGAGAGCCTGCTCCAGGACAGCATCGCCGCAGGCGGCCCGCCGCCGCACGTGCTGCGCCGGGTGGTGGCCTACGCCGCCTACGCCGAGGAGTCGGGCGCGGGCACGCTGCTGGTGACCTGCTCGTCCATCGGTGAGGCGGCCGAGCGGGCACGACCGTTCGCCGGGCTGCCGATCCTGCGGATCGACGAGCCGATGGCCGAGCAGTCCGTACGGGCGGGCGCCCGGATCGGGGTGCTGGCCACGCTCGCCACCACCCTCGGCCCCACCACGCGGGCGGTCCAGCGGGCGGCGGCGCGCAGCGAGGTGGAGCGGGAGGTCGTCCCGCGGCTGTGCGAGGGGGCGTTCGAGGCGCTGCGGGCCGGGGACGCCGCCCGGCACGACGCCCTGGTCCTCGGCGGGTTCCGCGAGCTGGCGGGGCAGGTGGACGTGGTGGTGCTGGCCCAGGCGTCGATGGCCCGGATCGTGGGGGAGGCGGGCGGTGGTGTCCCGGTGCTGTCGTCGCCGCGCTCGGGAGTGGCGCAGCTCGCCCGGGGCTGA
- a CDS encoding DeoR/GlpR family DNA-binding transcription regulator — MTGDATLRYTSAPHRREAILRRIEVDGYVAAADLVTELGVSSNTVRRDLRRLAGDGLIRAVRGGATAADASAPPFADRSGQAADAKRAIAAAAVRHVQPGTAVALDSGTTTLEIAKLLPVDAGLTVITHSLPAIAVLAPRPDITLIGIGGQYGRDTRSFGGPETLAALEHLSVRTLFLAATALDGSGVYGATPYEAETKRRLIAIARSTVVVGDARKFALSAPIRVCGWDAAERLVTDGVPAGFSGVETELAR; from the coding sequence ATGACCGGCGACGCCACCCTCCGCTACACCTCGGCCCCGCACCGCCGCGAGGCGATCCTGCGCCGCATCGAGGTGGACGGGTACGTCGCCGCCGCCGATCTGGTCACCGAGCTGGGCGTCTCCTCGAACACCGTCCGCCGCGACCTGCGCAGGCTGGCCGGCGACGGCCTCATCAGGGCCGTCCGCGGCGGTGCCACGGCGGCGGACGCGTCCGCCCCGCCCTTCGCCGACCGCTCAGGCCAGGCCGCCGACGCCAAGCGCGCGATCGCGGCGGCGGCCGTCCGGCATGTTCAGCCGGGCACCGCCGTGGCGCTCGACTCGGGCACCACGACGCTGGAGATCGCCAAGCTGCTGCCCGTCGACGCCGGCCTCACGGTGATCACCCACTCGCTGCCCGCCATCGCCGTGCTCGCCCCCAGGCCGGACATCACGCTCATCGGCATCGGCGGCCAGTACGGCAGGGACACCCGCTCCTTCGGCGGCCCGGAGACGCTGGCGGCGCTGGAGCACCTGAGCGTGCGCACGCTGTTCCTGGCGGCCACCGCGCTCGACGGCTCGGGCGTGTACGGGGCGACGCCGTACGAGGCCGAGACCAAGCGCCGCCTCATCGCCATCGCCCGCAGCACGGTCGTCGTCGGCGACGCGCGCAAGTTCGCACTGAGCGCCCCCATCCGGGTGTGCGGCTGGGACGCCGCCGAGCGCCTGGTGACGGACGGCGTGCCGGCCGGTTTCTCAGGCGTCGAGACAGAGCTCGCCCGATAG
- a CDS encoding rhamnogalacturonan lyase, whose protein sequence is MRPPSSIRRALASGLAALLCLPLTAVPASADARGGHRDGIRLEHLDRGLVAASTSEGVFLSWRLLGEEVTGAGATGMTGADFRVYRDGRPIATVTDSTNYRDAAGTAASEYRVAPIVKGREGRRSAAAKPWIKTFYDLPLKKPADGVTPMGEAYTYAANDLSVGDVDGDGQYEYVVKWDPSNSKDVSQRGYIGNTYLDTYELDGTLRWRLDLGVNIRSGAHYTQFLVYDFDGDGRSETMLKTAPGTKIIRYGPDGQVVSERYITMPRADVKAGYANTDDYRKSAVDYFDHVVDMFANWHAHPEVVAGHWPATLEEAFGIPKKYAYPLSHADAVELATYFVDVYAPSRSGNNRLREFNGFVLTGPEYLSVFDGATGRELQTIHYKPGRGDDGLLWGDYAMARVEPGNRVDRFLSSVAYLDGKRPSAIFARGYYTRTTLVAYDWNGRRLKERWYVDSGHAPMANPFNSGPHGVDGSNPEYAKLTTQGFHSMSVADVDGDGKQEVVYGAATIDDDGDVLYSSFAQAPPESAFPGQHLRLGHGDAMHVGDFDPDRPGLEIWTVHEGGRSAPYGWALRDAATGQVIHGGYSGVDTGRGMVGDIDPAVRGVESWSSMPPDQAVQAGLWSARGDHLGRNAPGTNMSIRWAADMTTQLVNGTATTVLQTPTIDDYKRGTLLTAEGTLTNNWTKGNPGLVADVFGDWREELLVRTADSGAIRMYVSTELTDRKLYTLMHDPQYRVEVARQQTAYNQPAYPSFYLGSDIDWSKVPVPNLK, encoded by the coding sequence ATGAGACCCCCCAGCAGCATCCGCCGCGCGTTAGCCTCAGGTCTGGCGGCCCTGCTCTGCCTGCCGCTCACAGCCGTGCCCGCGTCAGCCGACGCCAGGGGCGGCCACCGCGACGGCATCAGGCTCGAACACCTCGACCGCGGCCTGGTCGCCGCCTCCACCAGCGAAGGCGTCTTCCTGAGCTGGCGCCTCCTCGGCGAGGAGGTGACCGGCGCGGGCGCCACGGGCATGACGGGCGCCGACTTCCGCGTCTACCGCGACGGCCGCCCCATCGCCACGGTGACCGACAGCACCAACTACCGCGACGCCGCCGGCACGGCCGCCTCCGAGTACCGGGTGGCCCCGATCGTCAAGGGCCGGGAGGGCCGCCGCAGCGCTGCGGCGAAGCCGTGGATTAAAACGTTTTACGATCTCCCGCTGAAGAAGCCCGCCGACGGGGTGACCCCCATGGGCGAGGCTTACACGTACGCCGCGAACGACCTGAGCGTGGGCGACGTGGACGGCGACGGCCAATACGAGTACGTGGTCAAGTGGGACCCGTCGAACTCCAAGGACGTCTCGCAGCGCGGCTACATCGGGAACACCTACCTGGACACGTACGAGCTGGACGGCACCCTGCGCTGGCGCCTCGACCTGGGCGTGAACATCCGCTCGGGCGCCCACTACACGCAGTTCCTGGTCTACGACTTCGACGGCGACGGCCGCTCGGAGACGATGCTCAAGACCGCCCCCGGCACGAAGATCATCCGCTACGGGCCCGACGGCCAGGTGGTGTCCGAGCGGTACATCACGATGCCGCGCGCCGACGTCAAGGCCGGATACGCCAACACCGACGACTACCGTAAGAGTGCCGTGGACTATTTCGACCATGTTGTCGACATGTTCGCGAACTGGCACGCGCATCCTGAAGTCGTCGCGGGGCACTGGCCGGCCACGCTGGAAGAGGCGTTCGGCATCCCCAAGAAGTACGCCTACCCGCTCTCCCATGCCGACGCCGTCGAGCTGGCCACCTACTTCGTCGACGTCTACGCGCCGAGCCGCAGCGGCAACAACCGGCTGCGGGAGTTCAACGGGTTCGTCCTGACGGGGCCCGAGTACCTGTCGGTCTTCGACGGCGCCACCGGCCGCGAGCTGCAGACCATCCACTACAAGCCGGGGCGCGGCGACGACGGACTGCTGTGGGGCGACTACGCGATGGCCAGGGTCGAGCCGGGCAACCGGGTGGACCGCTTCCTGTCATCCGTGGCCTACCTCGACGGCAAGCGCCCCTCGGCCATCTTCGCGCGCGGCTACTACACCCGTACCACGCTGGTCGCCTACGACTGGAACGGCAGGCGGCTCAAGGAGCGCTGGTACGTCGACAGCGGCCACGCCCCCATGGCCAACCCGTTCAACTCAGGGCCGCACGGCGTGGACGGCAGCAACCCCGAGTACGCCAAGCTCACCACCCAGGGCTTCCACTCGATGAGCGTGGCCGACGTGGACGGCGACGGCAAGCAGGAGGTCGTGTACGGCGCCGCCACCATCGACGACGACGGTGACGTGCTCTACTCCTCCTTTGCGCAGGCCCCTCCGGAAAGCGCATTCCCAGGCCAGCACCTCCGCCTCGGCCACGGCGACGCCATGCATGTCGGCGACTTCGACCCGGACCGGCCCGGCCTGGAGATCTGGACGGTGCACGAGGGCGGCCGCTCGGCCCCGTACGGCTGGGCGCTCCGCGACGCGGCCACCGGCCAGGTCATCCACGGCGGCTACAGCGGCGTGGACACCGGCCGCGGCATGGTCGGCGACATCGACCCCGCCGTCCGCGGCGTCGAATCCTGGTCGTCCATGCCGCCCGACCAGGCCGTCCAGGCGGGCCTGTGGTCCGCCCGCGGCGACCACCTGGGCCGCAACGCGCCCGGCACGAACATGAGCATCCGCTGGGCCGCCGACATGACCACCCAGCTCGTCAACGGCACCGCCACCACCGTCCTGCAGACGCCGACCATCGACGACTACAAGCGTGGCACGCTGCTGACCGCCGAGGGCACCCTGACCAACAACTGGACCAAGGGGAACCCGGGGCTGGTGGCCGATGTGTTCGGTGACTGGCGGGAGGAGCTGCTCGTTCGTACCGCTGACAGCGGCGCGATCCGGATGTACGTCAGCACGGAGCTGACCGATCGCAAGCTGTACACGCTGATGCACGATCCGCAGTACCGGGTCGAGGTGGCCCGGCAGCAGACCGCTTACAACCAGCCTGCTTATCCGAGCTTCTACCTCGGCTCGGACATCGACTGGTCGAAGGTTCCCGTACCGAACCTGAAGTGA
- a CDS encoding RNA polymerase sigma-70 factor has product MDERSEPTPATGEPFAGGGPADSATEAFVAHRNLLFTVAYEMLGSAADAEDVLQETWLRWMRVDLEQVHDHRAYLVRITTRRSLDRLRSVKRRREEYVGSWLPEPLLTAPDVAEDAELAESVSMALMLVLETLAPTERAVFVLREVFDVGYEEIAAAVGKSPVAVRQIAHRARRHVDARRPREVVSPGVARAALDSFRRAFETGDLQGLLDVLAPEVVLISDGGGVKQAAPRPIVGAGKVARFIVGGLGKAQVGLTGEATVVNGSPALVVRVNGGIDGVIAAGVEGGLITGLYYVRNPHKLTRIASETPLVLH; this is encoded by the coding sequence ATGGACGAGCGCAGCGAGCCGACGCCCGCCACCGGCGAGCCGTTCGCCGGCGGCGGCCCGGCCGACTCCGCCACCGAGGCGTTCGTCGCCCACCGCAACCTGCTGTTCACCGTCGCCTACGAGATGCTCGGCTCGGCCGCCGACGCCGAGGACGTGCTGCAGGAGACCTGGTTGCGGTGGATGAGGGTCGATCTGGAGCAGGTGCACGACCATCGCGCCTACCTGGTCCGGATCACGACCAGGCGGTCACTGGACCGGCTGCGCTCGGTGAAGCGCCGCCGGGAGGAGTACGTCGGCTCGTGGCTGCCCGAGCCGCTGCTCACCGCGCCGGACGTGGCCGAGGACGCCGAGCTGGCCGAGAGCGTGTCCATGGCGCTGATGCTCGTGCTGGAGACGCTGGCGCCGACCGAGCGGGCCGTGTTCGTGCTGCGCGAGGTGTTCGACGTCGGGTACGAGGAGATCGCGGCCGCGGTGGGCAAGAGCCCGGTGGCGGTGCGGCAGATCGCCCACCGGGCGCGCCGGCACGTCGATGCCCGACGGCCTCGCGAGGTGGTGTCACCGGGGGTTGCCAGGGCGGCGCTGGACTCGTTCCGCCGCGCGTTCGAGACCGGCGACCTGCAGGGGCTGCTGGACGTGCTCGCCCCCGAGGTCGTGCTGATCAGTGACGGCGGCGGCGTCAAGCAGGCCGCGCCGCGGCCGATCGTCGGCGCGGGCAAGGTGGCCCGGTTCATCGTCGGCGGGCTCGGCAAGGCGCAGGTCGGGCTCACCGGCGAGGCCACCGTGGTCAACGGCAGTCCCGCGCTGGTCGTGCGGGTGAACGGGGGCATCGACGGTGTGATCGCGGCCGGCGTCGAGGGGGGCCTGATCACCGGCCTGTACTACGTCCGCAACCCGCACAAGCTCACCCGGATCGCCTCCGAGACCCCGCTGGTCCTGCACTGA
- a CDS encoding FGGY-family carbohydrate kinase: MRALTAGIDVGTTHVKVGFFDERGGCVAAVRRATPRELPALVHVVVRGLEECAERAGLAPAAIGIAGMAETGVPLDASGDALTPLWWWNDPRGAAEIAGLGLDAEALYARTGRWADAKAPLAKWLWLRAHAGDVLRAMRWWASVPDAVAYALTGVLRTHATLAARTLGYSVERGDYDVELLRLAGLGSERLPAVQAAVEPVGGVVARVRGVPAGTPVVIAGHDHAVGGWAAGVRRPGDVADSLGTAEAVMMPAERWPEAGVGLATGVTADPSLDGARTVLVGGLATSGAVVDWLLGLLGLLGPAPAPAPASGASVGSGQDGTQPGPGGGAARRAEGTGGYAALSGLLAGVRLPTGILVEPYLRGRVAPAPDRDRRMAWAGIAAGHGAGDLLAAAIEGTCLHSRWILDELTALTGTTPERLAVFGGQVRIPLWTRVKAALSPVPVEVVRADDAVCAGAALIAGQAGGSLDDVPVLPREHLPPDPGLGAAYQPLYDRFRRTARSPQEHA; the protein is encoded by the coding sequence ATGCGAGCACTGACCGCCGGGATCGACGTGGGCACCACCCACGTCAAGGTGGGCTTCTTCGACGAGCGGGGCGGCTGCGTGGCCGCCGTGCGCCGCGCCACCCCCCGGGAGTTGCCCGCGCTCGTGCACGTGGTGGTGCGGGGGCTGGAGGAGTGCGCCGAGCGGGCCGGGCTGGCGCCGGCGGCGATCGGGATCGCCGGGATGGCCGAGACCGGGGTGCCGCTCGACGCGTCAGGTGACGCGCTCACCCCACTGTGGTGGTGGAACGATCCGCGCGGTGCGGCCGAGATCGCCGGGCTGGGCCTGGACGCGGAAGCGCTGTACGCGCGGACCGGGCGGTGGGCCGACGCCAAGGCGCCGCTGGCCAAGTGGTTGTGGTTGCGGGCGCATGCGGGGGACGTGCTGCGGGCGATGCGGTGGTGGGCGAGCGTGCCGGACGCGGTGGCGTACGCGCTGACGGGGGTGTTGCGGACGCACGCGACGCTGGCGGCGCGCACGCTGGGGTACTCGGTCGAGCGCGGGGACTACGACGTGGAGCTGCTCCGGCTGGCCGGGCTGGGGAGTGAGCGGCTGCCCGCCGTGCAGGCGGCGGTGGAGCCGGTCGGCGGGGTGGTGGCGCGGGTGCGCGGCGTGCCGGCCGGGACGCCGGTGGTGATCGCCGGACATGATCATGCGGTCGGGGGCTGGGCGGCGGGGGTGCGGAGGCCGGGGGATGTGGCCGACTCGCTGGGGACGGCTGAGGCCGTGATGATGCCCGCCGAGCGGTGGCCCGAGGCGGGAGTGGGGCTGGCGACGGGGGTGACGGCCGATCCGTCGCTGGACGGGGCGCGTACGGTGCTGGTGGGCGGGCTGGCGACGAGCGGGGCGGTGGTGGACTGGCTCCTCGGCCTGCTCGGCCTGCTCGGCCCTGCCCCCGCCCCCGCGCCCGCGAGCGGCGCTTCCGTTGGCTCTGGACAGGACGGCACGCAGCCGGGTCCCGGCGGCGGGGCCGCGCGGCGCGCGGAGGGGACGGGTGGGTACGCGGCGTTGTCCGGTCTGCTGGCCGGTGTCCGGTTACCGACCGGGATCCTGGTGGAGCCGTACCTGCGCGGCAGGGTGGCGCCCGCGCCCGATCGGGACCGGCGGATGGCTTGGGCCGGGATCGCGGCCGGGCACGGCGCCGGCGACCTGCTGGCGGCCGCGATCGAGGGGACGTGCCTGCACAGCCGCTGGATCCTGGACGAGCTCACCGCCCTGACCGGCACCACCCCCGAACGCCTGGCCGTCTTCGGCGGTCAGGTCAGGATCCCGCTCTGGACGCGGGTCAAGGCAGCGCTCTCGCCGGTGCCCGTCGAGGTGGTGCGGGCAGACGACGCCGTCTGCGCGGGAGCCGCGCTCATCGCCGGGCAGGCGGGCGGCTCCCTGGACGACGTGCCCGTCCTGCCCCGCGAACACCTGCCGCCCGACCCCGGCCTCGGAGCCGCCTACCAGCCCCTCTACGACCGTTTCCGCCGCACAGCCCGATCACCACAGGAGCACGCATGA
- a CDS encoding SDR family NAD(P)-dependent oxidoreductase, protein MSKVWFITGSSRGLGRQFVEAALGRGDKVAATARNTASLDDLVTAYGDAVLPLAMDVTDRAAVLDAVGRAKEHFGRLDVIVNNAGHAQIGAVEELTEQDLRDQMETNLFGAVWVVQAVLPHLREQGSGHIIQLSSAAGLIAMPLGGAYHASKWALEGLNEALAGEVAGFGIKVTIVEPGGFATRDGKNPDPLANGHLATPDPAYDALRARLGAVAGKQPAGDPAAAAQALLKLADSANPPLRVLFGQGFYPMIQQAYADRLKTWDDWQDLSAEAHGPAKV, encoded by the coding sequence ATGAGCAAGGTCTGGTTCATCACCGGTTCGTCGCGTGGTCTGGGACGGCAGTTCGTGGAGGCCGCCCTGGGACGTGGTGACAAGGTGGCCGCGACCGCCAGGAACACCGCGAGCCTGGACGACCTGGTGACCGCCTACGGCGACGCGGTGCTCCCGCTCGCGATGGACGTCACCGACAGGGCCGCCGTCCTCGACGCCGTCGGGCGGGCCAAGGAGCACTTCGGCCGGCTGGACGTCATCGTGAACAACGCCGGTCACGCCCAGATCGGCGCGGTCGAGGAGCTGACCGAGCAGGACCTGCGCGACCAGATGGAGACGAACCTGTTCGGCGCGGTGTGGGTGGTCCAGGCCGTGCTGCCCCACCTGCGGGAGCAGGGCTCCGGGCACATCATCCAGTTGTCGTCGGCGGCGGGGCTCATCGCCATGCCGCTCGGTGGCGCGTACCACGCGTCCAAGTGGGCGCTGGAGGGCCTGAACGAGGCGCTGGCCGGGGAGGTCGCGGGCTTCGGGATCAAGGTGACGATCGTGGAGCCCGGCGGGTTCGCCACCCGGGACGGCAAGAACCCGGACCCGCTGGCCAACGGGCACCTGGCCACTCCCGACCCGGCCTACGACGCCCTGCGCGCGCGCCTGGGCGCGGTCGCCGGCAAGCAGCCCGCCGGGGACCCTGCCGCTGCCGCCCAGGCGCTGCTCAAGCTGGCCGACTCCGCCAACCCGCCGCTGCGGGTGCTGTTCGGGCAGGGCTTCTACCCGATGATCCAGCAGGCGTACGCGGACCGGCTCAAGACCTGGGACGACTGGCAGGACCTGTCGGCCGAGGCCCACGGCCCCGCCAAGGTCTGA
- a CDS encoding zinc-binding dehydrogenase → MTIAARIETCGQPPVVARRPSPAPGAGWETVRVLAAPITPLDLLCASGTSYFGTPALPYVPGVQGVGSVGGRLVWFPTPAGMAAGDGSMAEVALVRAEELVDLPADTDPFAMAALGLSAVAAYMALTWRGELAQGEQVLVLGGGGVVGQAAIQLARLAGARRVVAAARSERGLQRARWAGADAVVPLRPLTPDGAATTTDDPRPDARTTTDDPRPDARTGPEDGRLDARIVAEEIAEEVAELAHRLTAACDGPVDLVLDPLFGTPAAAAARTLRNGGRLVNLGGSASETCPLGSATLRSRSLRVLGYTNNELTREQRAAAITYVAQQSAAGRLRVAHEVVPLAEAAEAWQRQASGTARGRIVLHPG, encoded by the coding sequence GTGACGATCGCCGCCCGGATCGAGACCTGCGGGCAGCCGCCCGTCGTGGCCCGTCGCCCCTCCCCCGCGCCCGGAGCCGGGTGGGAGACGGTGCGGGTCCTGGCCGCCCCGATCACCCCGCTGGACCTGCTGTGCGCGAGCGGGACGTCGTACTTCGGCACGCCCGCGCTCCCGTACGTCCCCGGCGTGCAGGGGGTCGGCTCGGTGGGCGGGCGCCTCGTGTGGTTCCCGACGCCGGCGGGGATGGCGGCGGGCGACGGGAGCATGGCGGAGGTGGCGCTGGTACGGGCGGAGGAGCTGGTGGACCTGCCGGCCGACACCGACCCGTTCGCCATGGCGGCACTGGGGTTGTCGGCGGTGGCCGCGTACATGGCGCTGACGTGGCGGGGTGAGCTGGCGCAGGGCGAGCAGGTGCTGGTGCTGGGCGGGGGCGGGGTGGTGGGGCAGGCCGCCATCCAGCTCGCCCGCCTGGCGGGGGCGCGCCGGGTGGTGGCGGCGGCCCGCTCCGAGCGCGGCCTCCAGCGCGCCCGGTGGGCGGGCGCGGACGCCGTGGTCCCGCTGCGGCCCCTGACACCGGACGGCGCGGCAACCACCACCGACGACCCGCGACCCGACGCCAGAACCACCACCGACGACCCGCGACCCGACGCCAGGACCGGCCCCGAGGACGGGCGGCTGGACGCGCGGATCGTCGCCGAGGAGATCGCCGAGGAGGTCGCCGAGCTCGCGCACCGGCTCACCGCCGCCTGTGACGGCCCCGTGGACCTGGTGCTCGACCCCCTCTTCGGCACCCCCGCCGCAGCGGCGGCCCGCACCCTGCGCAACGGCGGACGCCTGGTCAACCTCGGCGGCTCCGCCTCGGAGACCTGCCCCCTCGGCTCCGCCACCCTGCGCAGCCGCTCCCTGCGCGTCCTCGGCTACACCAACAACGAGCTCACCCGGGAACAACGCGCGGCGGCCATCACGTACGTCGCACAGCAGTCGGCGGCCGGACGCCTAAGGGTGGCACACGAGGTCGTCCCACTGGCCGAGGCGGCGGAAGCCTGGCAGCGCCAGGCGTCCGGCACCGCACGCGGCCGCATCGTCCTGCACCCCGGCTGA
- a CDS encoding DODA-type extradiol aromatic ring-opening family dioxygenase: MAEVVAVIASTHHPFYYRASTATGEDRPPFADEWVRKVLAFRETLTRARPDVLVMVGSDHFHQLWLDNMPQFLVGKAPFYDANFYNEEREFGLPRLVCRGQEELSAYILREGLDAGFDLAFSNELRIDHSITCPIITLRPQNDLPIVPVYTNIFAPPLPQPKRFVQLGRTIRELVESWPADQRVAIIGTGHLSLELGGPRQFGPHGPDPEFDRKAVEWISSGDIEGCLAEVTLDSLHLPGNATHGFMDFMLMMGVAGDGRKADYVDTYDLFHTMEAYFTWYPDGGGRS; this comes from the coding sequence ATGGCTGAGGTCGTCGCCGTCATCGCGTCCACGCACCACCCGTTCTACTACCGCGCCAGCACCGCCACCGGCGAGGACCGCCCGCCGTTCGCCGACGAGTGGGTGCGCAAGGTGCTGGCCTTCCGGGAGACGCTGACCAGGGCCAGGCCGGACGTGCTGGTGATGGTCGGCTCCGACCACTTCCACCAGCTCTGGCTGGACAACATGCCGCAGTTCCTGGTCGGCAAGGCGCCCTTCTACGACGCGAACTTCTACAACGAGGAACGCGAGTTCGGCCTGCCCCGCCTGGTGTGCCGGGGGCAGGAGGAGCTGTCGGCGTACATCCTGCGCGAGGGCCTGGACGCCGGGTTCGACCTGGCCTTCTCCAACGAGCTGCGGATCGACCACTCGATCACCTGCCCGATCATCACCCTGCGCCCGCAGAACGACCTGCCGATCGTGCCCGTCTACACCAACATCTTCGCCCCGCCCCTGCCGCAGCCGAAGCGCTTCGTGCAGCTCGGGCGGACCATCAGGGAGCTGGTCGAGTCGTGGCCGGCCGACCAGCGGGTAGCGATCATCGGCACCGGGCACCTGTCGCTGGAGCTCGGCGGGCCGCGCCAGTTCGGGCCGCACGGGCCCGACCCCGAATTCGACCGCAAGGCCGTGGAGTGGATCTCCTCGGGCGACATCGAGGGCTGCCTGGCCGAGGTCACCCTCGACAGCCTCCACCTGCCGGGGAACGCCACCCATGGGTTCATGGACTTCATGCTCATGATGGGCGTGGCGGGCGATGGCCGTAAGGCCGACTACGTGGACACCTACGACCTGTTCCACACCATGGAGGCGTATTTCACCTGGTACCCGGACGGAGGCGGGCGGTCGTGA